GGCGCTCGATCCCCGCCGCCCAGCCGACCGCGGGCGTGTGCGGCCCGCCGAGCGCCTCGACCAGGCCGTCATAGCGGCCGCCGGCGAGGACGGTGCCCTGCGCGCCAAGGCGATCGGTGACGAATTCGAAGGCCGTGTGGCGGTAATAATCAAGGCCGCGGACAAGGCGCGGATTGCGCTCCCAGGCGACTCCGGCGGCATCGAGCCCGGCCGTGACCCGATCGAAGAAGGCGCGTGCCTCCGGGGTGAGGAAGGCGTCGATATCGGGTGCGCTATCCGCGGCGGGCCGGTCCTTCGGGTCCTTGCTGTCGAGGATGCGCAGCGGATTCTTGTCGAGCCGGGCAAGGCTGTCTTCGGAGAGATCCGCGCGGTGGGCTTCGAAATGGGCGACCAGCGCCGCGCGCCACGCGTCGCGGGTCTCGGCGTCGCCAAGCGTGTTGAGCTGCAGGGTGACGCCCTCGGCGATGCCCAGTTCCTTGAGGAGCTGATCGGCGAGGACGAGCAGTTCGACGTCGGCCGCCGGCGAATCGCTCCCGAGGATCTCGGCATCCAATTGGTGGAACTGGCGGTAGCGGCCCTTTTGCGGGCGCTCGTAGCGGAACACCGCGCCGTGGGTGGCGACCTTGAGCGGGGCCAGTTGCTGCCAGCCTTCGGAGATGAAGGCGCGACAGAGGCCGGCCGTGAATTCGGGGCGCAGGGTCAGCGAATCGCCGCCGCGATCCGCGAACGTGTACATTTCCTTGGAGACGACGTCGGTGGTTTCGCCGATCGAGCGGCTGAACACGGCCGTCGCCTCGAACACCGGCATTTCGACCCGTTGGAACCCGTAGAGGCGCCGGATGCGCTCGAATGCGGCGACAACCGATTGAAAGCGGTCGGCTTCCTCGCCCCAGATGTCCTGGGTGCCACGGATCCTTTGGGGCCCTTTGCTCATCGCGGCGCCTTAGCATTTTTGTCGGCGGTGGGAAGTGCGTGACGCAGTGCAGCAAAGTGGGTAAGGGCCCTCCCGCTATGAACATCGATCTCATCCCCGTCGGCGACGATCCGCCCCATTCGCTCAACGTCATCATCGAAGTTCCGGTCGGCGGCGAGCCGGTCAAGTACGAGTTCGACAAGGTGTCGGGCGCGATGTGGGTCGACCGCATCCTCCACACCCCGATGCGTTATCCCGCCAATTACGGCTTCGTGCCGCACACTCTGTCCGAAGACGGCGACCCGCTCGACGCTTTGGTCGTCGCGCGTTCGCCCTTCATCCCGGGCTCGGTCGTCCGGGTCCGTCCGATCGCCATCCTGTTCCTGGAAGACGAAGCCGGCGGCGACGAGAAGCTCCTCACCGTGCCGGTCGACGCGACCTTCCCTTATTACGAAAAGGTCGAGACGGCCGAGGATCTGCCGACCATCGTGCGCCAGCAGGTCGAGCATTTCTTCACCCACTACAAGGACCTCGAAGAGCAGAAGTGGGTCCGCGTCGGCACCTGGGGCGACCGCGACGAAGCCTTCCGCATCGTCAAGGAATCGATCGACCGCGCCAAGCGCGTCAAGGAAGGCGGCGCCGCCTGAGCCTGGAGGCGCAGCCTTGGGGCTGCGCCTGCCGACGTTGTGCGGCGCGCTCGGTGCGCGGCCGCGCGTTCCTTTTCCTCCCTGTGAGCGCAGCTCATGGGGAGGGGGACCGCACGTAGTGCGGTGGAGGGGCTGGCGGCCGTTGGGCACGCCCCAGCTTTGAAGATCCGGCTCCCGCCGTTCCTTGCTGCGGCGGTTGCAATCTGACCAAGCCTTTATCCCCCTCGACCAAAGCTGCAGGCCCCTCCACCACCCTTCGGGTGGTCCCCCTCCCCATCCGCTTCGCGGACAGGGAGGATGAGGAAGGGCGATGGTGCTGGTTGCCTCTCCGCCTCCCTTCCAGGCCCGCCATCCCCCCGGCGTGGCTGCGATCTGGCGATCGCACCTGGCCATCCCCCTCCCCACCCGCTTCGCGGACGGGGAGGATAGAGCCGGCTGACACGCTAAGCCTTTGTTTTCGCCTTAGTCTGGACAGGCGGGCTCGAACCGGCCAATCGGTGCGCATATGCAACCGAGGTTCGTGTCGATGCGCCAAGCCGTTCTTGCCCTGCTGCTCCTGTCCACCGCTCCGATCGCCGCCGCCGCGGCTGCCCAGTCCGGCCAGCCCGCGGCGTCCGTGCCGGCAAATTTCACCCGCGCCGAGCCGCTGGCCAAGGTCGACACCATCCCGGCGGCGCGCGACGTCGCCTTTCCGGGGACGATCAGGCTCCATGTCGACGTCACCGATCTCGACCGGCGAATCATCCGGGTGAAGGAGACGATCCCGGTCGCTGAGGCGGGGCACATGGTGCTGCTCTATCCGAAGTGGCTGCCGGGGGCGCATTCGCCGAGCGGGGCGATCAACAAGGTGGCGGGGCTGACGATCCACGCGGGCGGCAAGCGGCTGGACTGGGTGCGCGACACGCTCGACGTCTATGCCTTCCATGTCGACGTGCCGGCCGGGGCGACCAGCCTCGACGTCGAATTCCAGTTCGTCTCGCCGACCGCAGAGGGACAGGGACGGACGGTGATCACGCCGGACATGGCCAGCATCCAGTGGATCGCAACCTCGCTCTATCCGGCCGGCTATTATGTTCGGAACATCCCGGTCGAGGCGACGCTGACGATGCCCCAGGGCTGGACCGCGGCGACCTCGCTGCGGCCGGCTACCGGATCGGCGCCCAATGGGTCGCCGACCGGGGGGGATCGACGATCACTTACAAGACCGTGCCCTACGACATCCTGGTCGATTCGCCGGCGCTTGCCGGCCGCTATTTCCGCAAATGGGAGTTGAGCCCCGACGTCACTCTCAACGTCGCCGCCGACACGCCGGGCGAGCTGGAAGCAAGCGAGGCGCTGATCGGGCTCCACCGCAAGCTGGTCGATCAGGCGGTGAAGACGTTCGGCGCCCAGCATTACGACCATTACGACTTCCTGCTGTCGATTTCCGACAATCTCGGCGGCATCGGCCTCGAGCATCACCGCAGCTCGGAGAATGGCGTCGATCCGGGCTATTTCACCGACTGGAAGTCTGCCGGGGGCGACCGCAACCTGCTGCCGCACGAATATACCCACAGCTGGAACGGCAAGTATCGCCGGGGCGCCGATCTGTGGACGCCGGACTACCGCACGCCGATGCAGAACAGCCTGCTCTGGGTCTATGAGGGCCAGACCCAATTTTGGGGCTATGTGCTCGACGCGCGCTCGGGGCTGCTGTCGAAGCAGGAGACGCTCGACGCGCTCGCCTCGATCGCCGCGACCTATGATTCGACGCCGGGACGGAGCTGGCGGCCGCTGATCGACACCACCAACGATCCGATCATCGCCCAGCGCGCGCCGCAGCCGTGGCGGAGCTGGCAGCGCTCGGAGGATTATTACAATGAAGGGCTGCTGATCTGGCTCGACGTCGACCGGATCCTGCGCCAGCGCTCCAACGGCAAGCGCTCGATCGACGATTTCGCCAAGGCCTTCTTCGGCGTGCGCGATCGCGATTATGGCGAGCTCACCTACACAAGGGAGGACGTGGTCGCGATCCTCAACCGGCTCGTGCCCTGGGACTGGGCCGGCTATCTCGACCGCCGCACCAACAGCTACACCGAACGCGCGCCGCTGGAGGGGATCGAGCAGGGCGGCTACCGGCTCACCTACACCGACACGCCGACCGATTGGTTCAAGACCGGCGAGACCAAGCGCAAGGCGGTCGACCTCACTTACTCCGGCGGGTTCGTCGTCGCCAGCGGCGACGGCAAGGTGACCAGCGTGATCTGGGACAGCAAGGCGTTCGACGCGGGCCTCAGCGTCGGCGCGCAGGTGATGGCGGTGAACGGGCGGAGCTTCTCGCCCGACGCGCTCAAAAACGCGATCAAGGCGGCCAAGGGCACGACCACGCCGGTGCAGTTGCTGATCAAGTCGGGCGATGCCTTCCGCACCATCGATCTCGACTGGCATCAGGGGCTTCGCTACCCTCGCCTCGAGCCGACTTCCGGGGGCAAGGGCAGTCTCGACGCCCTGCTCGCGCCCCGTAGCTGATCCTTCGGAGAGACGTTGATGCGCCAGGCCCTGCTGCTTTCGACCGTGCTTGCCGCCGCAATCCCCGTCACTGGGGCGGCGACCGCGGCCGCTGAAACCCCCGCCTTCAGCTCGGCGGCGCGGGCGGAGGCGAATACCAAGGCGGCGCTGCAGCGGATCAAGAAACTGAACCCGAAAGTGAATGCGGTGATCGCGGTGGATCCCACCGCGATCGCGCAGGCGCGAGCGCTCGACCGAAGCCGCAAGAGCGGGAGCGAGAGCGGGGCGGCAAACGTCGCAGCGGCTCAGCCGCTGTTCGGGATGCCGGTGCTGCTCAAGGACAATATCGAGGCTTCGGGGCCGCTGCCGACGACGGCGGGCAGCCTGGCGCTCAAGGACAATGTCACCAACCGCGACGCCCCTCTGGTCGCGCGGCTGCGCGGGGCGGGGGCGGTGATCGTCGGCAAGACCAACCTTTCGGAATGGGCGAACATTCGTTCCAACGCCTCGATCTCCGGCTGGAGCGCGGTCGGCGGGCAGACGCGCAACCCGTTCGCGCTCAACCGCAATCCGTGCGGCTCCAGCAGCGGCAGCGGCGCGGCGGTGGCGGCGGGGATGGTGCCGGCGGCGATCGGTACCGAGACCGACGGTTCGATCACCTGTCCCGCCGCAATCAACGGCATCGTCGGCTTCAAGCCGACGGTCGGCCTGGTCAGCCGGAGCCGCATCGTGCCGATCAGCCACAGCCAGGATACGGCCGGGCCGATGACCCGGAGCGTGCGCGACGCAGCGCTCGTCCTCACTGCGATCGCCGGCAGCGATCCCACCGATCCCGCGACGGCGGAGGCCGACCGTCACCGCGGGGATTTCGCCGCGGCGCTCTCGGCCGACTCGCTCCGGGGCAAGAGGATCGGCGTGATGCGCTTCGCCAGCGGTTTCGGCACCGACGCGGCGTTCGAGGAGGCGCTCGCCACCCTGAAGCGCGAGGGCGCCGTGCTCGTCGACATCGCCAAGATGGAAGGCCGCGACGAGATCGGCGGCAACGAGTTCAAGGTGCTGCTGACCGAGCTCAAGGCCGATCTCAACGCCTATCTCGCCACCACCCCGCCGAGCGTCCGCACCCGGAATTTGGCCGACGTGATCGCGTTCAACCAGGCGAACGCCGCGACCGAGCTCGCTCTGTTCGGACAGGAGACGTTCGTCCAGGCGGAGGCGACCAAGGGGCTCGACGACCCGGAGTATAGAAAGGCGCGGGCCACGTCGTTCCGGCTCGCCGGGCCGGAGGGCATCGACAAGCTGCTGCGGGACAATGATCTCGTCGCTCTGGTCGGCCCGACCATGCCGGCTTCCTGGCCGATCGATGCCGTCCATGGCGACCAGATTTCGGGCGGCGGCGCCGGCGGCCTTGCCGCGGTGGCCGGCTATCCGCACCTCACCGTGCCGATGGGCCAAGTGA
The nucleotide sequence above comes from Sphingosinicella sp. BN140058. Encoded proteins:
- the hisS gene encoding histidine--tRNA ligase produces the protein MSKGPQRIRGTQDIWGEEADRFQSVVAAFERIRRLYGFQRVEMPVFEATAVFSRSIGETTDVVSKEMYTFADRGGDSLTLRPEFTAGLCRAFISEGWQQLAPLKVATHGAVFRYERPQKGRYRQFHQLDAEILGSDSPAADVELLVLADQLLKELGIAEGVTLQLNTLGDAETRDAWRAALVAHFEAHRADLSEDSLARLDKNPLRILDSKDPKDRPAADSAPDIDAFLTPEARAFFDRVTAGLDAAGVAWERNPRLVRGLDYYRHTAFEFVTDRLGAQGTVLAGGRYDGLVEALGGPHTPAVGWAAGIERLAMLAAAPAPAGIDAALVPMGEAAENAAIGLLADLRRAGIACDMGYKGNMKKRMQRANASGARFAIILGDDELARGEAAVKDLVSGDQIAVPFAALAEAVRAR
- the ppa gene encoding inorganic diphosphatase, translated to MNIDLIPVGDDPPHSLNVIIEVPVGGEPVKYEFDKVSGAMWVDRILHTPMRYPANYGFVPHTLSEDGDPLDALVVARSPFIPGSVVRVRPIAILFLEDEAGGDEKLLTVPVDATFPYYEKVETAEDLPTIVRQQVEHFFTHYKDLEEQKWVRVGTWGDRDEAFRIVKESIDRAKRVKEGGAA
- a CDS encoding amidase, with the translated sequence MRQALLLSTVLAAAIPVTGAATAAAETPAFSSAARAEANTKAALQRIKKLNPKVNAVIAVDPTAIAQARALDRSRKSGSESGAANVAAAQPLFGMPVLLKDNIEASGPLPTTAGSLALKDNVTNRDAPLVARLRGAGAVIVGKTNLSEWANIRSNASISGWSAVGGQTRNPFALNRNPCGSSSGSGAAVAAGMVPAAIGTETDGSITCPAAINGIVGFKPTVGLVSRSRIVPISHSQDTAGPMTRSVRDAALVLTAIAGSDPTDPATAEADRHRGDFAAALSADSLRGKRIGVMRFASGFGTDAAFEEALATLKREGAVLVDIAKMEGRDEIGGNEFKVLLTELKADLNAYLATTPPSVRTRNLADVIAFNQANAATELALFGQETFVQAEATKGLDDPEYRKARATSFRLAGPEGIDKLLRDNDLVALVGPTMPASWPIDAVHGDQISGGGAGGLAAVAGYPHLTVPMGQVKGLPVGLSFIGAKWSDATILSLGYDYEQASHKIMTPRLLPSIEESPEIAPHLRPAAARR